A genomic stretch from Ovis canadensis isolate MfBH-ARS-UI-01 breed Bighorn chromosome 5, ARS-UI_OviCan_v2, whole genome shotgun sequence includes:
- the F2RL3 gene encoding proteinase-activated receptor 4, which yields MWVLLLLWPLALGFSLGDTQTPISYEEVGSAAEGDDSTPRPHPRGFPGQPCTNDSNTLELPPNSRALLLGWVPTRLVPALYGLVLAVGLPANSLALWVLATQVPRLPSTMLLMNLAAADLLLALALPPRIAYHLRGQRWPFGEAACRLDTAALYGHLYGSLLLLAAVSLDRYLAVVHPLRARTLRGQRLASGLCVTAWLAAAALAMPLALQQQTFRLSHSDHVLCHDVLPTGAQASYWRPAFICLAGFGCFLPLLAMVLSYGATLRTLAAGGRRYGHALRLTALVLASAVALFAPSNMLLLLHFSNPGPDAWGDLYAAYVPSLALSTLNSCVDPFIYYFVSAEFRSKVQEGLLRRGPGTTTASKEGGSRATGTRSSSLV from the exons ATGTGGGTACTCTTGCTGCTGTGGCCTCTGGCCCTGGGGTTCAGCTTGGGTGACACCCAGACCCCCATCAGCTATGAGGAGGTGGGGAGCGCAGCAGAAGGCGATG ACAGCACACCGAGGCCCCACCCCCGCGGCTTCCCCGGCCAGCCCTGTACCAATGACAGCAACACTCTGGAGCTCCCTCCCAACTCTCGGGCCCTGCTGCTGGGCTGGGTGCCCACAAGGCTGGTGCCTGCACTCTATGGGCTGGTCCTGGCAGTGGGGCTGCCTGCCAACAGCCTGGCGCTGTGGGTGCTGGCCACACAGGTGCCCCGACTGCCCTCCACCATGCTGCTGATGAACCTGGCGGCCGCTGACCTGCTGCTGGCCCTGGCGCTGCCGCCGCGGATTGCCTACCACCTGCGGGGCCAGCGCTGGCCCTTCGGCGAGGCCGCCTGCCGCCTGGACACGGCCGCGCTCTACGGCCACCTGTACGGCTCCCTGTTGCTGCTGGCCGCTGTCAGCCTGGACCGCTACCTGGCCGTGGTGCACCCGCTGCGGGCCCGCACCCTGCGAGGCCAGCGCCTGGCCAGCGGGCTCTGCGTCACAGCCTGGCTGGCGGCGGCTGCCCTGGCGATGCCCCTGGCGCTGCAGCAGCAGACCTTCCGGCTGTCGCACTCCGACCACGTGCTGTGTCACGACGTGCTGCCCACCGGGGCCCAGGCCTCCTACTGGCGGCCCGCCTTCATCTGCCTGGCGGGGTTCGGCTGCTTCCTGCCGCTGCTGGCCATGGTGCTGAGCTACGGGGCCACTCTGCGCACGCTGGCAGCTGGGGGCCGGCGCTACGGCCACGCGCTGCGGCTGACCGCGCTGGTGCTGGCCTCCGCCGTGGCCCTCTTCGCACCCagcaacatgctgctgctgctgcacttCTCAAACCCCGGCCCTGACGCCTGGGGCGACCTCTACGCCGCCTACgtgcccagcctggcactcagcACCCTCAACAGCTGCGTGGACCCCTTCATCTATTACTTCGTGTCTGCCGAGTTCAGGAGCAAGGTGCAGGAGGGGTTGCTCCGCCGGGGACCTGGCACCACCACGGCCTCCAAGGAGGGCGGCAGCCGGGCGACGGGGACCCGGTCCTCCTCGCTCGTGTGA